A window of Phragmites australis chromosome 2, lpPhrAust1.1, whole genome shotgun sequence genomic DNA:
acagacaaacaacacaaagaaaaacactaagaacaacataccaaacatcattaaaacactttaaaaacactatggttggatagagaTGGTTTTACaaacatttagacacaagaatcgtctaaatcggagttaagatgaaaagaaaacagctttcgggagatggattagactgaaaagaaaatgctgatttttcGGAACTATTTTCCTacgggaaaggctttattgcgcaatcactgtgtcaggcttgacaacatccttatgcaagattcaagaagtttagggcagactagacttcgctaactaggctaaggagaatactgtggtgctgacttggcatgctatgcaagtaccatctggGATTAAAGAAAgcatacgctgagatctagtatcgaccacctatgatggatcaaaaaggctaaagtttgctcttctaggttaaggatactactggtgactctacgtagcagtggtggtttgggtttcgtcatagatggcgatcgggcacgtggccacagacattgaTGTAGGCTTCAATGGTgcttcagtgaaacgagggaagcatggcgtagaacgcggaaaggctaactcagcggtatggttggttttgaaaGGGGTCATctaaggtagcggcaaaacagcgatgactgcttctaggtttggtgtgatcgcgaacagatgcaagaacgaagacgctcgcgttcccaggagattggctatgaattttgagaaactgtttgaacaaagatgttcatataacccgggaacacaatgctatggcatagttttgggtaaatcatccattgagaggaagaacgatcaacttagttgagacgggtgatggctgcgacgtgctgtggttagCATTggtgtcctggtcgtgtcgctgcacaaaaaaggatgggctcctagggtaacgtagaagactccatagGACACCCcgtgacgcagttggtgcatccatacggctttcggattgacggggaacgcgaatgcaaatccattgcgcgtgctgaacacgtccagaaaccggacagcgggtatgtcgaccttgatttcgatagtttggctaatctactggccaaaccggttggtgagggcgtggggaacatcatgggacatgcaccgatgaaaggtcttggtgatttgaccactggtcggtcgggaacatcgatgccaatcggctacagcgcggctgtctcacGGCTgcccgcgacggtgacgaccgtggcggcgtagatcgggctttggtcggggctagagcttggctagggacttagtatgatgctaaaacagtagtaatggaagagaaggaggggtcctcatgttgctttggtggtcgaggaagaaggattcgcggagaagacgacgtagtgcatcacgggcggcgacggcgaacggcggtgctccagcgacgcacggacagggcagcagcgacttctaggaattgggggcatggaatagaggtaggagagggcgtgcaactcatatatatatatagggctaggggcggctggatgaggtggagtccaaactgaacacgaattggattcgagttcgagtcggttacggtttcctttttcgcagctttgtattcgaggatgatatctccatcgtccggactccaaattggacgtttcttgattctaaattgtagtactcgaaaagctctacaactttagtagtcattggaacttctgaaaatgtcctcctgatttccaaaaatgcgccacaagataaactatttgaactcggacttctctgcgtagcactgattccgggggccataactcctagctccattatccaaaagaggacttccataggttcaaatcgaagctctcgacgagacctacaactttggtattgtcatgatttgcatttgatgccgttttgaactccaaaacatcATAGAAAGACgaggttgtccaggactccgcgaaaatttgcagatttcgtggatcctttgtgttgggccttctagatgacttggctaagggtttggacttgagcaagattgagctcaaagacactttaggtatatctagggtttagaaaagaaacttttgcagagaaatttgaataggatttgaatttgaattgagcttggagtgaatttgagagaaacgaaaaatgaggttgatcaagaataggagtagataaggaatttgaacttggatttgggtagaatttgagaaaaatgagagatttactttaaacaaggattttgataagatttgaattgagctgtACAAGGATCAGgcatgatcaaggattgaatagatgatgaatttaaagattttgaattccaaccattaagatccttaacttattcactactgagttttgtaaaaaccttttcaaaatctttttcactcaaaacaccaaagagaaataaaaaagaaaaactctaatacatttacttggctcctaacaaaaatcagcatgcaatgcacaagaaataataacctatattgattgattgattaagaaaatagtttttaaacctatactactagtgaagctattcaatactcttggaaaattttagaaatttgagaaatctgaaaatcagggtgttacatgcACCTATCACCAGTACATACCGATCTAAACTTTTcattctcctttttctttgtaTAAACAAATAAAAACCCTGATGCACTGCACATAGAGCCTCCTTACATGTAGTACGCCAATGAACAGCTAGGCTACGACACAGCTCCAAGAGGAAACTAGTCGCTTGCTTCTACAGCAAACACAAGCAATCACCAGAGCTCCCTTAGCTGGTGCCCGGTGCCGTTCAGATCTCGACGTCGGTGGTCCCTGTCCTGCGCGCACACCGGCTCACGAACGCAACAGGGGACCGCCATTTTCACTCCACGCCGCACGTACGGCACGGCAGGGCGCACGCACAACTCCCTTGGCTGTATCTCAGGTCCCGAGACACTGAGCACAAATATACCACTACAAACATGAAAGGCCAAGGCCATGTGGGACTGGACGGGCAAAGCGAGGTCATAAGAATCCAAGGAGCCACTGGTTTTCGCGGCCATTGTCCCCTGCTGAAGCTGCATGAAGTCGTGGATCGCGAGTATTAAGCACCAGTGCTAGCTGCAGCAGCGTGCGTGTGCAGTACGATTTAGACTCTGACCTCTGAAACGCATCTCATCTTTCTCTATATAAGCTGCCCCTCTCCTGAGTCCTCTTCACacattgcaagtttgcaaccACACATACACCAGTACCACACAGAAGAAGCCCTCTTCTCTTGCATACATTGATTGTTCAAGTAATAAAGAAGGAGCAAATCAAGTTTGTTCTCAGAAGGATGAAGCTTATTGGGAGCAgcaagaggagaggagggatgGGCAAGGCTCTCAAGGAGCACAAGGCGAGGCTCCACATCATCCGGCGATGCGTCATCATGCTCCTCTGCTGGGATGACTAGCTAGCAACACAGCTAGCTGCATCTTGCATGACCCAGATGGTGGTCTTTTGATCATCTTTTTTGGTTCTTGATAAACCAGTTTTTCCCATCATGGATGGTTGTGGGTGctgtcaaatttttttttgatagaTCTGCCGATCTATCATTATGTGTAGACTATAGATATTGAACTAGATCGTAGGATTTTAGATAGTAGGGGTGATTAGTGAACTGGGGAGATGTCCTAAGGACATGTTTTGCCTTGTATGATCATTGGAATCGCAAGGAAAAATACGAGGTGTGATGAAAAGGGGTGATCCCTCGAATTTCAGATGCtgaattttgtgaattttgaaAACTTTGCTTGTATTTCGATTTACTGAGTGTATGTAATCTGTTTCTAGAAGTATATTTCCCACCTTTCCGCATCAACTTAAGCTTTTGGTGCACGACTTCTATCAGCGCTTGAGTACGGGATTGCAACATAAGGCATCAATCTCTGGTTGATGGGCTCAGAATAAATTACCCAGTACAAGAAAGGGAGCTCGAATGAGGCGCGTTGATTCACTGTCTCAGTGTCTTTTTGAGTCCGATGTAAATGCTCTATCTCCGTGCTCTGGTCATGACCTGAGTCTTCTTCCCCTTAGCTTTATCGCTCTCAGCCTTGACCGGCTTTTGGTAGATGCAGTATTGCTGGAGATTGTGGTTGTTGGTCCGGTGGAAGTCGCACTAAGCTTTGTCAGAGCATTTGCCAGTGCCTAGCTGATAGCCATTGCCTTGAGATGTACCGGAACGTTTGTCGGGAAGATCTTCCAAAACTCTCTTATTACTTGTctgttgcatatttttctttgcacaATTAACACACTTTTGTCAGTTTCATCCGGGCGCCATACATTTAGTAACTTCAGCTAAGATAAAATGATCACCCGTGCCAGACATAATGGGAGAAGCAGATTTACATTTTTGTTTCGATGGATGTCTCACCGACAACGAATAAATCAGACAATTATAGTGTTGTCTGCTCTCTTCATCGTCACAACGATTTATTCTCAAGTGGTATGTGCAACCCAGAAATTcaagaaaccaatttttttttctttgccacACTTGCCATCTCTCGATGCTCAGCTTTGCTCCCTTCCCGTGCATAATTGATTGAAGGATCAGTATCTACTAAATAGCAGACATCTATTGTTAGACTTCCTACCTATTCACATGAGCATCTCTTTAACTTCCCTCTTTTATATctttccatgcatgcatgaatgcatgcacgACGTGTTCACACTCTTCCTGCCTGTTCACACGAGTATCTCTTTGACTTCTCCTCTTTTACATCTTtctatgcatgcatgaatgtatACACGGCGTGTTCACACTCTTTTGTGTGATAGCTTAAGTGTTATATATTTGTAAGTTGTAactttaaatatttaatcaacAAAGATCGTGTGATTTATTCCACTATCATGGTATCAGATAGGTTCACTTCTGCAACCTTGCTTCTGCCCCTCTAAACATTCACCGGGGACATTCGTTCGTTGGTCCTCTTCCCCATCTCATTGCTCTCCTGCACGAGACGTCTACTTTCCACTTCGCTGTGCTCTCGGCATGCTTTCTTACCTCTTCCCTTGTCTTTCTTCCACTCGCTTCCATGGTTCTGACCGAGGCTGAGCACGTTGAAGCTGCGCGCGCCGAGGCCGAGCATCACACTGAGGCCACGCACCGAGGCCGCGAGCGTGGAGGAGCAACGTTGCCTCGACACTGAGGCCGCGGTCGCCCGTGCCCTCGCGCTCGCCAACTCCTCGGCGGCCCTGCACGAACAGGTCGTCACCATGCAAAACTTTGGTGCAATAGTCCCCATCGTCCTAGACACCAGCTTCACCAACTATAGCTGTTGGCGCAGCCTCTTCCTCAACACCCTCAGCAAGTACGCTCTGGCTGACCACGTCCTCTCTGACAATGTTGTGGACAATGAGGAGTGGCGCCGTATGGACTTTACCGTGAACTCGTGGATCTACCCCACGGTTTCTCCTTGAACATCTTGAGATCATAAAGGTCCTCAACACCATTGCTAGAGAGGTGTGGCTTCATCTTGAGTAGCAGTTTCTTGGCAACCAAGAGACACGAGCTCTCATCCTCGACGCTGAGTTCCAAAACTGTCTCCAAGGGGATCTCTTTGTGATGGACTACTGCCGCCGGCTCAAAGCAATGGCCGATTCTCTCGCTGAGTTGGGTGAACCAGTCGCCAACCGAACACTCATGCTCTCCGTTCTTCATGGCTTAAATGAGAGGTTCTCTCATCTAGCCTCGATCCTCAAGTGCCAGCGGCCCTTTCACACCTTCATCGATGTGCGCTCGAATCTTCTTCTCGAAGAAATCACCATGCAGAGCAAACCTGGCGTGCCTTCTATAGTTTTCATTGCAAGCACAGGTTCGGGCTCCAAGCTCGGCCAACCTGGAGCCAACCGCCAGGGCTCCTTGTTCCGCTACAGCATAGGCAGTGGTCCGCCCGGCAACCCCGGCACCCGGTCCAACTCCACCAACAGCGGCCAGTACATCTAAGACGGTGGTGGCTCAAATTCTTGTCGTAACCACCAGCGTGATTAACGTCATGACAATGGGATTGCTGGCACCAATTCCGCCCCTGGCAACCTGTTTGGGAGGTTCTCCTCCTAGAGGCCTAGCCCAGTCCTGGCCTTCTCTGTATAATCTATGGACCGGAAGCATCCAGATGTGGCCCGGTTTGGTGCCACCCACcgttgatctgcttgggccctGCCTGCGAGGCCAAGCTAGGCCGTATCCGCTCACCGAATAGCAGTAGGCTTTCTTCACCGGCTTTCCCCAACAGGCGGTGCCATTCCCGGGCCTTCTTCAGCAACAATCAGCCGGGCCCATTGTGCCTGCCCCCAACATTGGTGCCTATGGCTTTTGGGACCAGCATGAGTTCGCCAACTCGTTCAATACCATGACCATAAACCCACCTTCGAGCGGTGCATGGTACATGGATTCGGGAGCATCCGCGCACATGTCTTTCAGCAACGGTAATTTTCAAGTTTCCTCCCTACCCACCCCCACTACTCGAACCAACATCATCGTTGGCAATGGGTCTCTCCTTCCCGTCACGTCTATTGGCTCTACTTCATTTTCTACCTCTCAACGTCCTCCTCATCTACAACATGTTCTTGTCTCTCCGCATATTATTAAAAATTTCATTTTTGTCTGTCAATTCACTATTGAAAACAATTAAACTGTTGAATTTGACGCCTATGGcctctctgtgaaggatctGCAAACCAAGAACGTGATcatcaggtgcaatagctcGGGCTAGCTCTACCCCCTATTTGCATTGTCGCCTCGTTCGCACGCACTCCTCGCTAGCACTCCTTCCTCTACTATCTGGTATCGGCGTTTGGGTCATCTTGGTCATGACGCCCTTTCCAAGCTCACCCCTGTTGCAGGCATCTCATGTACTAAATCAAAATCCCTTTGTCATGCATGTCAACTTGGTCGCTGTGTGCGTCTACCGTTTCCTAGCTCCAACTCTAGAGTCGTCCAGaattttgatttaatacattATGATCTTTGGACTTCTCATGTTGCCCGTATCTCCGGTTAAAAGTATTACTTAGTCATTCTTGATATTGCTCTCATTTTCTTTGGATGTTTCCTTCGCATCTAAAATCTGACACTTTCTCTACTTTGTTGCATTTTTTCTCCTATGTCTCTATGCAATTTGGCTGTACCATTAAGAGTGTCCAATGCGACAACAGTCAGGAATTCGATAACTCCTCCGCTCATTCCTTCTTCCTCACTACTAGTGTCCAACTGTGTCTCTCATGCCTCTACACCTTCCCACAAAATGGTAAGGCTGAGCACATCATTCGTTCTATCAACAATATTGTTCGCTCCCTTCTCTTTCAACTAGCATGCCTCCCTCCTACTGGGTAGAAGCACTAAACACCGCCACCTATATCATCAATCGCCACCCCACAAAGACACTCCATTTGTCTACACCCTATTTCGCTTTACATGGTGTCCAGCCCACATACTCTCATTTACGTGTCTTCGGGTGCAAGTGTTACCCCAACCTCTTTGCCACTACTCCCCATAAACTATCACCTCGTTCCACCCTCTGCGTTTTCCTCAGCTATCCCTCGGATCACAAAGGATACAGATGTCTCGACCTTTCTTCCAATCACATCATCATCTCACGTCACGTTGTGTTTGATGAGTCCTCTTTTCCCTTCTCTAAGGTATCTTCCCCACCTTCATCCGACTTTGATTTCTTGACCGAGCTTAACACTATTTGGTCTCCCTTCTATATTAACCGTGCAGGTACACTCGGAGGTCCCTCCCACGGTGTTGCTGCCACTACTGGTTTCCCACCAAAGGTTGCTGCCAGCAGCACCAGCGCTACACCAGGGAGCGCTTCTACTATTGTATCAGGCGAGGCAGGCCTTTATCCTACTGCACCTGCCAGCCTTTGGACGCAGGATGTTGCCAAGAGGTCACGGCCTGGCCGCCCACCTGGTTTTCCCCCTGGCTAGCCAAACTCACCTCCAACCCATCCAGTGGACGCTTGCGCCAGTCCAGCTTGGGTTGGGCCCATCGCTGCCATGCCCCAAGATGTCAGCCCACTTGGTGGCGCTAATCCACCCCTAGCGCCTATGTCAAACAAGCTAAAGGTGCCCGCACCTGCTCAGGCAGTCGTGCCTATTTCCCATCAGGCGCCAGGTCCCGCAGCCCCTCTTTCTGGTTCAGCTTCCCCCGTGACTCAGGTTGATGCCAGTCGAACTGGCAAGGAAGTTGCTATCTCCATTCCACCGATGGCCAACCAGCACCAGATGGTCACTCGCGGCAAGACCGGGTTTTGTTTCCCCATtaattgcatgcagttttgtaaaacaaaacatttaaaaatataggttcaatatgatcaaggacactttgaaagtgcctagaggggggtgaataggcttttctgaaaattaaaactaaaaacagcggattaaaactgtcggatattccggtgaagtccggatactgccttctccttgctgctgctcaatgtattcttgctcctggtcttgatgttcttcaaattgatccgggacgttatcggctcatcgcacaatcaccggcaaacaaacaaacaagatacactaagaacagagcataaaacaaaagaacaacgagataaaaaaaactagctaaaaagaaagaacactgaaaaacaaatccatcggcgcaagaatcgcttaaatcggagctacgatgaaaaagttagggctaaaacaagtctagggttaaatctggaaaaagaaaagggcttatattaaattaacagaaagttcagggacctttttgtaaaaacagagggacctaaatgtaattatgaaagtatagggacctaactgcaaaaggacatggctcttttgttattttagaaaagttcaggggctaaattgcaaaattaccaattaaaggaattatcagatttatttttatactgaaaaaggcttgAATTACTAACTGGGTTgctctggctgacgtggcatggtgacaggggtgacacatcagcagggcggctgaggtggctggatgacatggcatggctgctgactgggttaagtggcaacacatggcagcttctggttggttggcCGAAGAGGTAaaaatagatctaatctgggccatggGCTTTGGATCCGACGACTGGGGAGAGTTTGGGCGGCCGGAGAGGAACGGGACGTCGGCGACCGAAGGATAGCGGCGGCGCTCTCGCCGGAGATAGGcgctaacctcgtcgccggcctcggagcacgacgacaagcggcggaaCACAACGAGAAGGGGACGGCGaactcgttttggggcttaccgaaggcggcgcggcacgggaaggtggtcggcgacggaagggggcggcggttGATTCGGGATCTCatcggagaaggctctccggcggcgcagagACCAAGGTGACGAtgggaaaagcttctgtggtggcaggcactcgcgatggtgggctTGGGATGCACTACAAGGCTCTGgaacggcgcggcggcgagctcggtcgaagtggcggcaatggcggctcggtaagctctgaactcggcgtctaaggctcgggtttgggcgatttctggttgagatgagttcggggagggaagctctacttatataggcagcttGGGACatccagggcgacggcgcagcgagatcgactcggacacggcggcggagagttgtatccgagctcgattccttcGTTTAACCGCGAATTCCTTAGAGATAAAACCggctagagatagaggagatcccGGGGATTCGATTTGGCAACTCTCTAGAAGCTCTCAGGTTCGGATTTGAACGGGAGACGGCGGCCGACGCGTTCCCGTGACCGAGCCAGAGTCCGACCGAGGAAGGAGAAAGGCCTGACATGTGGGACCCGCATGTCGGCAGCTCGGTGAGGCGGCTGCTGGCGCGCGGATATGGGCTGAGGCAGGAAGGCAGCCCGGGTGGGAGAGGAGGCCGGGGCGACGGCTGGGCCGAGGCCCGAAAAGGAACTGggccaaaaaaaggaaaaatctagCCCGTGAagagttttaatctttttctttttcctttaaattcaaaatccaatttcaaattcaaaatccaggcaaaaactcttcaaataaattcatcaaaaataaaaataaaaataatatttgcctaattcagcatgaatgcaaaataatcacttatatctatgtcatttatatcttctttcatataaaataggattttctctcttttaaaatatttaaactcattttgaacttagcaaattttgagaaattttagaaatggaaaaattagggtgttacagttgatTTGCTTGGGCCCTGCTTGCGAGGCCAATCTGGGCCGCATCCGCCCACCGAACAACAGTAGGCTTTCTTCACCGGCTTTCCTCAACAGTCGGTGCCGTTCCCGGGCCCTCTTCAGCAACAATCAGCCGGGACCATGGTGCCTACCCCCAACATTGGTGCCTATGGCTTTTGGGACCAACATGAGTACGCCAACTCGTTCAATACCATGACCATCAACCCACCTCCGAGCGGTGCGTGGTATATGGATTCGGGAGCATCCGCGCACATGTCTTCCAACAACGGTAATCTTCAAGTTTCCTCCATACCCACCCCCTCTGCTCGAACCAACATCATCGTTGGCAACGGGTCTCTCCTTCCCGTCACGTCTGTTGGCTCAACTTCTTTTTCAACCTCTCAACGTCCTCTTCATCTACGACACGTTCTTGTCTCTCTGCATATTATTAAAAATCTCATTTCGGTCCATCAATTAACTACTAACAACAATTGATCTGTTGAATTTGACGCCTATGGCCTCTCTGTGAAGGATTTGCAAACCAAGAACGTGATcatcaggtgcaatagctcGGGCCAGCTCTACCCCCTATTTGCATTATCGCCTCCTTCGCACGCACTCCTCGCTAGCACTCCTTCCTCTACTATCTGGCATCGGCGTTTGGGTCATCCTGGTCATGAGGCCCTCTCCAAGCTCGCCCTCGTTGCAGGCATCTCATGTACTAAATCGAAATCCCTTTTTCATGCATGTCAACTTGGTCACTATGTGTGTCTTCCGTTTCCTAGCTCCAACTCTAGAGCCGTCCGGaattttgatttaatacattATGATCTTTGGACTTCTCCTATTACCAGTATCTCCGGTTATAAGTATTACTTAGGcattcttgatgattgctctCATTTTCTTTGGACGTTTCCTTTGCGACTAAAATCTGACACTTTCTCTACTTTGTCGCATTTTTTCTCCTATGTCTCTACGCAATTTTGCTGCACCATTAAGAGTGTCCAATGTGACAACGACCGGGAATTCGATAACTCCTCCACTCGTTCCTTCTTCCTCACTACTAGTGTCCAACTGTGTCTCTCATGCCCCTACACCTCCCCACAAAATTTTAAGGCTGAGCGCATCATTCGTTCTATCAACAATATTGTTCGCTCCCTTCTCTTTCAAGCTAGCAAGCCTCCCTCCTACTGGGTAGAAGCACTAAACACCGCCACCTATATCATCAATTGCCACCCCACAAAGACACTCCATTTTTCTACACCCTATTTCGCTTTACATGGTGTCCAGCCCACATACTCTCATTTACGTGTCTTCGGGTGCAAGTGTTACCCCAACCTCTTCGCCACTACTCCCCATAAACTATCACCTCGTTCCACCCTCTGCGTTTTCCTCAGCTATCCCTTGGATCACAAAGGATACAGATGTCTCGACCTTTCTTCCAATCGCATCATCATCTCACGTCACGTCGTGTTTGATGAGTCCTCTTTTCCCTTCTCTGAGGTATCTTCCCCACCTTCATCCGACTTTGATTTCTTGACCGAGCTCAACACTATTTGGTCTCCCTTCTATACTAATCGTGCAGGTACACATGGAGGTCCCTCTCATGGTGTTGTTGCCCCTACTGGCTTCCCACCACAGGTTGCTGCCAGCAGCACCGGCGCTACACCAGGGAGTGCTTCTACTATTGTATCAGGCGAGGCGGGCATTTCACCTGCTGCCCCTGCCAACCTCTGGACGCAGGATGTTGCCAGGAGGTCACGGCCTGGCCGCCGACCTGGTTTTCCCCCCTGGCTGGCCAAACTCACCTCCAACCCATCCAGTGGATGCTTGCGCCAGCAGCTTGGGTTGGGCCCATCGCTACCACGCCCCAAGATGTCAACCCAGTTGGTGGCGCTAATCCACCCCTGGCACCTGTGTCAAACAAGCTACAGGTGCCCGCACCTGCTTAGGCGATCATGCCTATTTCCCATCAGGCGCCAGGTCCCGCGGCCCCTCTTTCTATTTCAGTTGCCCCTGTGACTCAGGTTGCTGCCAGTCGAACCAGTAAGGAAGTTTCTATCTCCATTCCACTGATGGCCAACCAGCACCAGATGGTCACTCGCGGCAAGACCGGGTTTTGTTTCCCCATTAATCGCATGATTTAGATACTATCTACTTGCTCCTATATGTCGACGATATTGTCTTGACAACTTGATCTCTAATTCTTCTTCGTCACACTATTGAGGCTCTTCAATAGGAATTTGCGATGAATGACCTCGGACCTCTTCATCATTTTT
This region includes:
- the LOC133909937 gene encoding small polypeptide DEVIL 4-like, whose translation is MKLIGSSKRRGGMGKALKEHKARLHIIRRCVIMLLCWDD